One Gossypium hirsutum isolate 1008001.06 chromosome A11, Gossypium_hirsutum_v2.1, whole genome shotgun sequence genomic window carries:
- the LOC107924293 gene encoding cyclin-P3-1: MGTLAIDTEDLDSDIYLALGLKRLGKGAIGTPRILTLLSSLLEKSVQKNEMQIETASAKDNIAIFHGLRVPTISIRQYIDRIFKYARCSPSCFLVAYIYLDRFSQQTDMHLTSLNVHRLLITSVMVAAKFIDDTYFNNAYYARVGGISTAELNRLEMKFLLSLDFRLQVSINTFRRYCLQLQKEGNQVERPIRACGIKESWPSKSDTQCAPTIAR, translated from the exons ATGGGAACTCTTGCAATTGACACCGAGGATTTGGATTCGGATATATACCTTGCTTTGGGACTCAAAAGATTAGGTAAAGGAGCTATTGGTACTCCACGGATTTTAACACTTCTTTCTTCACTCCTTGAGAAATCTGTCCAAAAGAATGAGATGCAAATAGAGACAGCGAGTGCTAAAGACAACATTGCAATCTTCCATGGCTTAAGAGTTCCCACCATAAGCATTCGACAATATATTGATCGAATCTTCAAGTATGCTCGGTGCAGTCCTTCGTGCTTTCTTGTTGCATACATTTACTTGGATAGGTTCAGTCAACAAACTGATATGCATTTGACTTCCCTTAATGTTCATCGACTCCTTATTACCAGTGTTATGGTGGCAGCAAAATTTATTGATGACAC GTATTTCAACAATGCATATTATGCCCGAGTGGGAGGAATAAGCACAGCTGAATTGAACAGGTTGGAGATGAAATTTTTGCTTAGTCTAGATTTTAGACTTCAAGTGAGCATCAATACGTTTCGAAGATACTGTTTACAACTCCAAAAGGAAGGGAACCAAGTTGAACGGCCTATCCGAGCTTGTGGGATTAAAGAGAGTTGGCCCAGCAAAAGTGATACGCAGTGTGCTCCCACAATTGCAAGATGA